ctttggggacgaccagtgaaatatacctgctggagcacgtgccacgggtgggtgttgctatggagaccagtgagctgagataaggcggggtgtttacctagcaaagacttatagatgacctggaggcagtgggtttggcgacgaaaatgtagcgagggccagccaacgagagcgtacaggtcgcagtggtgggtagtatatggggctttggtgacaaaacggatggcactgtgatagacttttttttgtaaataacattgcCGAAGtgaaggattggtaggatagtcagttttacgagggtatgtttggcagcatgagtgaaggagtctttgttgcgaaataggaaaccgattctagaattcattttggattggagatgcttaatgtgagtctggaaggagagtttactgtctaaccagacacctaggtatttgtggttgtccacatattctaagtcagaactgtccagagtagtgatgctggacgagcgggcaggtgcgggcagcaatcggttgaagagcatgcatttagttttactagcatttaagagcagttggaggccacggaaggagtgttgtatggcattgaagctcgtttggaggtttgttaacacagtgtccaagaaagggccagatgtataaagAATGgggttgtctgcgtagaggtggatcagagaatcgcccgcagcaagagcgatatcattgatatatacagagaaaagagtaggcccgagaatttaaccctgtggcacccccatagagactgcccgaggcccggacaacaggccgtccaatttgacacactgaactctatctgagaagtagttggtgaaccaggcaaggcagtcatttgagaaaccaaggcaattgagtctgccgataagaatgcggtgattgagagtcaaaagccttggccaggtcgatgaaaacggctgcacagtactgtcctttatctatggcggttatgatatcgtttaggaccttgagagtggctgaggtgcacccatgaccagctcggaaaccaaattgcatagtggagaaggtaaggtgggattcgaaatggtcggtgttctgtttgttaacttggctttcgaagactttagaaaggcagggcaggatggatataggtctgtaacagtttgggaccgcggcagctttccaatctttggggatctcagatgatatgaaagagaggttgaacaggctagtaataagggttgcaacaattttggcagataattttagaaagagagggtccagattgtctagccctgctgatttgtagggatccagattttgcagctctttcagaacatcagctagctggatttgggtgaaggagaagcggggggtgcagagctgttggccgggtaggggtagccaggtggaaagcatggccagccgtagaaaaatgcttactgaaattcttgattatcatagatttattggtggtgacagtatttcctagcctcagtgcagtgggcagctgggaggaggtgctcttattctccatggactttacggtgtcacaaaacttttggaattagtgctacaggaagcaaatttctgtttgaaaaagctatccttagctttcctaactgactggttggttattggttcctgacttccctgaaaagtttcatatcgtgggggctattttttatttcacctttatttaaccaggtaggctagttgagaacaagttctcatttacaactgcgacctggccaagataaagcatagcagtgtgaacagacaacaacacagagttacacatggagtaaacaataaacaagtcaataacacagtaggggggggaaaatgagtctatatacattgtgtgcaaaaggcatgaggaggtaggcaataaataggccacaggagcgaataattacaatttagcagattaacactagagtgataaatcatcagatgatcatgtgcaagtagagatactggtgtgcaaaagagcagaaaagtaaataaatgaaaacagtaaggggatgaggtaggtagattgggtgggctatttacagatggactatgtacagctgcagcgatcggttagctgctcagatagcagatgttaaaagttggtgagggaaataaaagtctccaacttcagcgatttttgcaattcgttccagtcacaggcagcagagaactggaaggaaaggcggccaaattaagtgttggcttttgggatgatcagtgagatatacctgctggagcgcgtgctacgggtgggtgttgttatcgtgaccagtgaactgagataaggcggagctttacctagcatggacttaagATGACCGTGGAGGCCAGTGGGTctgcgacgaatatgtagcgagggccagccgactagagcatacaggtcgcagtggtgggtggtataaggtgttttggtcaaaacggatggcactatgaataacctgcatctagtttgctgagtagagtattgaagctattttgtagatgacatcgccgaagtcgaggatcgtaggatagtcagttttactagggtaagtttggcggcgtgagtgaaggaggctttgtttgcgaaatagaaagccgattcttatgattttgattttggattggagatgtttaatatgagtctggaaggagagtttacatctagccagacacctaggtattttatagatgtccacatattctagttcgaaccgtccagggtggtgatgctagtcgggcggcggGTGGCAGGCAGCGAGGTTGAAAAGCATGCCGTTTCGGTTCTTGATCGCTCTGTAGATAGGTCGTGTATTAAGAGTGTGGTTTGTGAGGCTTCCGGGATAAGTGCTAAGGTGGTTTTGGTAATTCGGATATTTGCATAGGGGCTACGTTGGGAGGTTAGCATTGGAGCTTCAGATTGGCTGAAGTTTAATAGGATTAGGTGGGCCACAGAAGTATACAGGATGGTGGCGTCCGGTGCGTAGAGGTGGGATCAAAGTGAACTTGCCGCCTCGCAGCCGTTAGAGGAATGCATTCTATGACATGGCGTACATATATAAACGATGATTACGTAGTTCATCGTTATGGTGCTTAATTTACGCACGGCATGTGTGTTTATCACCGTCTTAATGGGTCGTATTGGGATGCCAGAAAGGACCGGAAAATGCCCTCGCGACTTGTTGGATCAATATAGACTTCTGTCTTAGACAAGGATGTAAGTTTGTAGAACCATGTGAATAGGCAGGTCACAGGTTTGTCGTGTTGAGCAGGTTGTAATTTGGCAACTACGGTAAACTTGTAATTGCATATCAATACCTCTGAAtctaaagagggagagaaatggcgGTAATTGTGATTTCTTGTAGTCTCGGAGTAATCTCTTGATATGATATTCTAGCAAACCGAACGAGAGCTCGTGTAAAGATCGGACCGTGTGAGTGGTCTCTAAGATTATCAAATAGACTGCTTGGTTGTAATGAGCAGTAGATCGGTAACAGCTTGGCCTAGGTGCAGATGTAAGACTTGGGCCAGTGACTGCTCTTTTTGTAGGTGGGGATGTTATCGAGGTAATCATATGTTAAGAGACATTTGATGGCAATTTGTGCTGAGGCTGCCATATCAGTGTACCGGATCGAACTTGGAATCTCCGTGGAGTGAACTCATGATTGTCACGGACACGAGTTGAGTGTTATTCGCGTGTGTGATCTTTCGAAATTAGGTAAGTATGTTGTCGGTTGTTTGGTCTTATTCTGTTTATTTTCGAGGACTCTGGGCTTTCAAAGCTTTGTGATGTAGGCGTGACATAGGATGTTACGTGCATGCGCGCATATATGTTGGTGTGGTACAGTGTTGGCTGTTCATTGAGAGTTGGTGGTGTCAGTGACCCGGGCAGCTTTCAATCTTTGGGATCTTCAGACTGATACGAAGGAGAGCGTTGAACAGCCTGGTAAAGGGTGCGGACTTTTGTCGCGACACTTCGGGGACAATAGTTCCAGAATTAGCCATGTGGATCTAGGAGGTTAGTACGGACACCGCGGTTTAtgtttgtatgggtccaggttttgcagctctttcaaaacatctgctatctggatttgggtaaaggagaagctggggacgcttgggcgagtagctgcgggggggaggagctgttggccgaggttggagtagccaggtggaaggcatggccagccgttgagaaatgcttgttgaagtttttgattatcatggatttatcggtggtgaccgtgttacctagcctcagtgcagtgggcagctgggaggaggtgctcttgttctccatggactttacagtgtcccagaactttttggagttagagctacaagatgcaaatttctgcttgaaaaagctagcctttgctttcctgactgactgtgtgtattggttcctgacttccctgaacagttgcatatcgcggggactattcgatgctattgcagtccgccacaggatgtttttgtgctggtcgagggcagtcaggtctggagtgaaccaagggctatatctgttcttagttctgcattttttgaacggggcatgcttatctaagatggtgaggaagttacttttaaagaatgaccaggcatcctcaactgacgggatgagttcaatatccttccaggatacccgggccaggtcaattagaaaggcctgctcgcagaagtgttttagggagcgtttgacagtgatgaggggtggttgtttgaccgcggacccgtagagGATagaggcaatgaggcagtgatcgctgagatcctgattgaagacagcagaggtgtatttgtagggcaagttggtcaggataatgtctatgagggtgcccatgtttacagatttaggggtgtacctggtgggttccttgatgatttgtgtgagattgagggcatctagcttagattgtaggactgccggggtgttaagcatatcccagtttaggtcacctaacagaacaaactctgaaggtagatggggggcgatcaattcacaaatggtgtccagggcacagctgggagctgaggggggtcggtagcaggcagcaacagtgagagacttatttctggagagattaatttttttaattagaagttcgaactgtttgggtatggacctggaaagtatgacattactttgcaggctatctctgcagtagactgcaactcctccccctttggcagttctatcttgacggaaagtgttatagttgggtatggaaatctcagaatttttggtggccttcctaagccaggattcagacacggcaaggacatcagggttggcagagtgtgctaaagcagtgagtaaaacaaacttagggaggaggtttctgatgttgacatgcatgaaaccaaggcttttttccgatgacagaagtcaacaaatgagggtgcctggggacatgcagggcatgggtttacctccacatcacccgaggaacagaggagKagtaggatgagggtgcggctaaaggctatcaaaactggtagAGCGATGGGGACAGCGTTGGGGACAaataataaaaggagcagatttcagggcgtggtagaatagattcagggcataatgtgcagacaggggtatggtggggtgcgggtacaccGGAGGTAAGCCCAGTCaccgggtgatgataagagagattgtatttctggacatgctggttataatgggtgcaGTCaacgcatgtgtgggaggtgggataaaggaggtgtcagaggtatGAAAAGAGGAACTAGGGGCTcaattgtaaactaaaacaatgataactaacctgaacaacagtatacaaggcatattgacatttgagagagacatacagcgaggcataaagtaatcgcaggtattgattgggagagctagctaagacaacaggtgagacagcaacagctaatcagctaacacaacaacagcaggtaaaatggcgatgactaggcagagagggttggAATAACTACAcccagagcctgagttcgcggctggggccgacagataaaaaaataaagagtactgtgaattaatggacagtccagcaggcatcagctatgtagccaagtgatcatagtgtccagggggcagcagtagatggaacagggaagccgcggagtagtcgccactacgctagcacgcaggtgacacggcgtttaaagttagtagcccggggctagtaggagcgtctgctccgacggaggccggttgaaggcacagcggatggagtattcgtcggcagaccagtcgtggtggtgcggcggggcgccgtgtcgacagaggatccaagccagatggcgaaagaggtattgtagaatttagtttgctagccgggagatgcgcctggctcacggctaactggtgctagcttcgtggcaggggcgttagccactagctagctgtgaagattAGAAGTGGTggtccagggattacggcaggaatccggcgttgtagtggagagatAGTCCAATACTGGTAGATTGGagagtattatccaggctaaaaacagggctggtatctgtgcagaaggtaaaagccgctagcagtggctaacaatgactaaatagcttgtagctaattagcttgttagcttctggtggttcttgaatgtgttctaaaattaaaaataatagcgattccatatcacattgggtgaggcaggttaccggaaggtataatcgaattaaaatggaattaaaatggaaaatagtgaaaataaaattgaaatatagacctatatatatacaatatatacaaaaaagaagaaaaatacaaaagtacacgagaggacgaacaaaaACACGTcttcactgctacgccatcttggatcactTTCTATTAGATGCTaatcaagggcagtcaagtctggagtgaaccaagggctatatctgttcttagttctacattttttgaatggggcatgcttatttaagatgctgAGGAAAGCACAtctaaagagcaaccaggcatcctctactaacaggaagaggtcaatatccttccaggataaccaggccaggtcgattagaaaggcctgtgtGGCGGATTTTAAAACACTTCCACGCTAGCCACCAGGAAGATACTCTTGTGCATCCTTTGCTGAAGTCTGTAATCGAGGAGGGAAGCATACTACTCGGTTcgcctactaacgaattgacTCTCCCctcgaccacttatcggtttccgggtCGCGGAGGACGGAGGAGTTAAGGAGAGGGCGGACTTTTGTCCAGTAGAGAATCTCCAATTGTGTCACTGAGCCTCACCTGGTGGATTCCACTTTAGTAGCCTGCCACCTACTGGGGTGATAGGGGATGGTCTAACAGGTAAAGTGGGAGTGTCAGCGAGCTTCCTCTGAGTTGACACAGGCTTTGATGTGGCTGGAGTCGGACTACAACTCTCTGTAGTGGGAGTAACAGAGGAAAGCATGGATAAATGTAATAGCAGCACAATATACTTTACATCCATTATAATTGGGTGAACATTTCTTATTGAGGGCATTAACGTGATGACAGATGGTGGCTACGTGGTATGCAGGTATGCTGGTAATCCTTATCCTTCCGCCCACTCTCAACCTGGCTGATCCTCTCCACTGTCAGTATGGATCTCTGTTGATCTTTATCTTTGACAGCTGCCCGTCTCTGGCTGGAGGGGTTGACATTGGATCCCCTCTCACTTGTGCCCTCATGAAGGTCTAGGAGAGAGAATTAATTAGAACAAAGAGACTATAGGCAGGGTTTACTGTTAGTGTTGTGATTTACAGCATGTTCAATTATGTCTGAGATGTTATACAGTAGGTTTGGCATGTTTCCCTAAATAACAAATGTTCATAAAGGCTTTATAAAAGGATCACTGAGCATACTTATTCTACTGGGTGCCTTCTCTACAACCATAGCTCtttggagcacagagagagaacaggatgcTTGTGAATCCACTTCATTCTCTTTGTCATCTAAAGACAATCTgaaacccatacacacacacacacaaaacagtgaCTACCAGCCTACCTGCACACTGATCAAAATAGTGCCTGACTTTGTTGGCAGTGTGTGAAGATGTTTTTCTGTGTGATAGCTATAAAACATATGTAGCAATAAGTtatctattaaaaaaaaatgaccGGCCTACGTGTTCTTTGAATCCTGACCGAAAGATTTGCTTGATTGATGCAGACTCTTGTCTCTCTGTGGTTCTTTGACAAGGACCCGAGCTTTCTTGCTGGAAGGCCCTTTCATACAGGCAAAATCTTCATCTGATTGaacaaaaaagacaaaacattacaaaaagcAGGTGCATTAACATTATGACAATATGTAAAAGCTGAGAATGTCCAAACAGTTTACATCATCATCACGTACCATCATCAAGCTCCATCAAGTCTGAGTAATTCAATTGTTTCTTGGCTCTTTTGACGAGAACAAATAGGCATCATTCATCACACTTAAACAAAACAGTTATCATGATCTTTGCAGCTACTGTCAGCCTGCTACCtgtagatcagtggaggctgctgaggggagaacggctcataataatggctggaacgaagcGAATGGAAtaattctgctccagtcattaccctcgagcccgtcctcctcaattaaggtgccaccaacctcttgtgcAGTAGAATAGTTTAGCAACACACCTTGTTGGTCGAGCCATAATATCGTATTTAGCCAGCTTGAGAAACCAAACGCTACTAGTAGCTAGTTACTTAATGACGTAAATCAAGTCTCTTAACAGTGTCCAAACTAGAAACAAAATGAAATACTAAATAACTTAGATAAACGACCACATTGAAATAAAATAGTACAATTTTGCATGTTGTTTATTTCAAGCTATCCCGCGACAAACTGAATCTTTCACATCTATATCTTGGGTTT
This portion of the Salvelinus sp. IW2-2015 linkage group LG4q.1:29, ASM291031v2, whole genome shotgun sequence genome encodes:
- the LOC111962625 gene encoding RAD51-associated protein 1-like, with protein sequence MARPTRAKKQLNYSDLMELDDDEDFACMKGPSSKKARVLVKEPQRDKSLHQSSKSFGQDSKNTLSLDDKENEVDSQASCSLSVLQRAMVVEKAPSRINLHEGTSERGSNVNPSSQRRAAVKDKDQQRSILTVERISQVESGRKDKDYQHTCIPQSCSPTPATSKPVSTQRKLADTPTLPVRPSPITPVGGRLLKWNPPAQSGISPSSTPNSTTKSTGQGLRLGLSRLARVKPLHPTASGN